In a single window of the Agromyces sp. H17E-10 genome:
- a CDS encoding ABC transporter ATP-binding protein produces MLGRLLFRYLRPYWPLLLGVLAFQIVAAYANFQLPTLNAQIIDDGVAKGDTEVIWQSGAVMLAMSLLQIVTQLVATWFAAMAAMKLGRDIRDDVFERVSGFSEREVSTFGPGSLITRNTNDVQQVQMLAMMGSTFLVAAPIMAFYGIYKALSVDVGLSWIIAVAVPTLLIVAGLIIWRMVPLFRSYQQKLDGVNRIMREQLTGIRVVRAFVREDIEEARFREANTDIMVVGRKVGSLFVLMFPLVMLVLNVTLVGVIWFGAIEVDDGNTEIGVLFAFMQYVMLILMGVMMASFITIMIPRAAVSAERIGAVLDVKSTLERPANPVSTFPTPGTVEFRGTGFTYPGAEHPVLSGITVKAEPGETLAIVGSTGAGKTTLVSLLPRLFDTTEGAVLVNGVDVREADLDLLWKSIGLVPQRPFLFTGTVASNLRFGREDATDEELWHALEIAQGRDFVEEMEGQLEAKISQGGTNVSGGQRQRLAIARAIVHQPDILVFDDSFSALDLTTDARLRQALWRELPNVTKVVVAQRVSTITDADRIVVLDDGVAVGIGTHEQLLETCQTYREIVESQLGVEAAR; encoded by the coding sequence ATGCTCGGAAGACTCCTGTTCAGATACCTGAGGCCCTATTGGCCTCTCCTACTCGGCGTGCTGGCCTTCCAGATCGTCGCCGCCTACGCCAACTTCCAGCTGCCGACGCTCAACGCGCAGATCATCGACGACGGCGTCGCCAAGGGCGACACCGAGGTCATCTGGCAGTCGGGCGCCGTCATGCTCGCCATGTCGCTGCTGCAGATCGTCACGCAGCTCGTGGCGACGTGGTTCGCCGCGATGGCCGCGATGAAGCTCGGCCGTGACATCCGCGACGACGTGTTCGAGCGCGTGTCGGGCTTCTCCGAGCGCGAGGTCTCGACGTTCGGGCCGGGATCGCTCATCACGCGCAACACGAACGACGTGCAGCAGGTGCAGATGCTCGCGATGATGGGCTCGACGTTCCTCGTCGCCGCCCCGATCATGGCGTTCTACGGCATCTACAAGGCCCTGTCGGTCGACGTCGGGCTCAGCTGGATCATCGCGGTCGCGGTGCCGACGCTGCTCATCGTCGCCGGCCTCATCATCTGGCGCATGGTGCCGCTGTTCCGCTCGTACCAGCAGAAGCTCGACGGCGTGAACCGCATCATGCGCGAGCAGCTCACGGGCATCCGCGTCGTGCGCGCGTTCGTGCGCGAAGACATCGAGGAGGCGCGGTTCCGCGAGGCGAACACCGACATCATGGTCGTCGGCCGCAAGGTCGGATCGCTCTTCGTGCTCATGTTCCCGCTCGTCATGCTTGTGCTCAACGTCACGCTCGTCGGCGTGATCTGGTTCGGCGCGATCGAGGTCGACGACGGCAACACCGAGATCGGCGTGCTCTTCGCCTTCATGCAGTACGTCATGCTCATCCTGATGGGCGTCATGATGGCGAGCTTCATCACGATCATGATCCCGCGCGCCGCCGTGTCGGCCGAGCGCATCGGCGCCGTGCTCGACGTGAAGTCGACGCTCGAGCGCCCGGCGAACCCGGTCTCGACGTTCCCGACCCCGGGCACCGTCGAGTTCCGCGGCACGGGCTTCACCTACCCGGGCGCCGAGCACCCCGTGCTCAGCGGCATCACGGTCAAGGCCGAGCCCGGCGAGACGCTCGCGATCGTCGGCTCGACCGGCGCCGGCAAGACGACGCTCGTGTCGCTGCTGCCGCGCCTGTTCGACACGACCGAGGGCGCCGTGCTCGTGAACGGCGTCGACGTTCGCGAAGCCGATCTCGACCTCCTGTGGAAGAGCATCGGCCTCGTGCCGCAGCGGCCGTTCCTCTTCACCGGCACGGTCGCGTCGAACCTGCGCTTCGGGCGCGAAGACGCCACCGACGAAGAACTGTGGCACGCACTCGAGATCGCACAGGGTCGCGACTTCGTCGAAGAGATGGAGGGGCAGCTCGAGGCGAAGATCTCCCAGGGCGGCACCAACGTCTCGGGCGGCCAGCGCCAGCGCCTCGCGATCGCGCGCGCGATCGTGCACCAGCCCGACATCCTCGTGTTCGACGACTCGTTCTCGGCGCTCGACCTGACGACCGACGCGAGGCTCAGGCAGGCCCTGTGGCGCGAGTTGCCCAACGTGACCAAGGTCGTCGTCGCGCAGCGCGTGTCGACGATCACCGACGCCGACCGCATCGTCGTGCTCGACGATGGCGTCGCCGTGGGCATCGGCACGCACGAGCAGCTGCTCGAGACGTGCCAGACCTACCGCGAGATCGTCGAATCCCAGCTCGGAGTGGAGGCCGCACGATGA
- a CDS encoding dihydrofolate reductase family protein, whose protein sequence is MRRITVTNHVSLDGVMQAPASPEEDLRGHFPYGGWAVPDSDDVLASEMSAGMGEGGAMLFGRRTYETMAAFWPHQTDGNPFTTFLDAADKFVVSRNPNLDLPWQNSMLLAGNAADTVAELKQTDGDDLGILGSGDLVRSLAAAHLIDEYVLIMHPLVLGTGTRLFGRTYQRLELTRSVTTPKGVIVAYYRPI, encoded by the coding sequence ATGCGCCGGATCACCGTCACCAACCACGTCTCGCTCGACGGCGTGATGCAGGCGCCGGCGAGTCCCGAGGAGGACCTCCGCGGCCACTTCCCGTACGGCGGATGGGCCGTCCCCGACAGCGACGATGTGCTCGCCTCCGAGATGTCGGCCGGCATGGGCGAAGGGGGCGCGATGCTGTTCGGGCGTCGTACCTACGAGACGATGGCCGCGTTCTGGCCGCACCAGACCGACGGAAACCCGTTTACGACATTCCTCGACGCGGCCGACAAGTTCGTCGTGTCACGCAACCCGAACCTCGACCTCCCGTGGCAGAACTCGATGCTGCTCGCGGGCAACGCCGCCGACACGGTCGCCGAGCTCAAGCAGACCGACGGCGACGACCTCGGAATCCTCGGCAGCGGCGACCTCGTGCGTTCGCTCGCCGCCGCCCACCTCATCGACGAGTACGTGCTGATCATGCATCCGCTCGTGCTCGGCACCGGCACACGCCTGTTCGGGCGCACGTATCAACGGCTCGAACTCACCCGCAGCGTGACCACCCCGAAGGGCGTGATCGTCGCGTACTACCGGCCGATCTGA
- a CDS encoding acyl-CoA dehydrogenase family protein produces MTLTHEVQNQVPPRTGVDEYAANAPLVEAVEIWGRDAAAGAARAPEASAPDLSAIGRLVGSEPFQRDAERANTHPPVLHTHDRWGRRIDEVEYDDAYHRVIGAAVAAGAHTGAAVEPGPGANVDRAAAFLLFAQVEPGHACPVSMTHAAVPTLELAASGLRDDWMPRLLSRAYDPALGGSGAPKASALMGMAMTEKQGGSDVRANTTRAERRPGGGLAPEWGAEYALTGHKWFCSAPMSDAFFVLAQAPHGLSCFFVPRVLPDGSRNVFRIQRLKDKLGNRSNASSEIELDGTTGWLVGDEGRGVATIVQMVTRTRLDCVIGTAAGMRQVVAEAAWHVRHRRAFGSLLVDQPAMAAVLADLAIESEAATWTAMRLARAFDSDADAAAQGFRRLATAVAKYQVCKRGAGHAAEALECLGGNGYTEAFPLARRYREQPLLAIWEGSGNVIALDVLRVLAREPEAFEAFFAEVGQAAGASRVFDDAFASSQELARSIAASLAADGGAGPGAGAGLAALRARELTERLALVLQASLLVRFAPEPVADVFVRTRLGGEGGMQYGVLPADVDLAALVARA; encoded by the coding sequence ATGACACTGACGCACGAGGTGCAGAACCAGGTTCCGCCGCGCACCGGGGTCGACGAGTACGCGGCGAACGCGCCCCTCGTCGAGGCCGTCGAGATCTGGGGGCGGGATGCCGCGGCCGGCGCCGCACGCGCGCCCGAAGCATCCGCACCCGATCTCTCGGCCATCGGCCGTCTCGTCGGCTCGGAACCATTCCAGCGCGACGCGGAGCGCGCGAACACGCACCCGCCCGTGCTGCACACGCACGACCGCTGGGGCCGCCGCATCGACGAGGTCGAGTACGACGACGCCTACCACCGCGTCATCGGGGCGGCCGTCGCCGCGGGCGCGCACACGGGCGCCGCCGTGGAGCCGGGCCCGGGGGCGAACGTCGACCGTGCGGCGGCGTTCCTCTTGTTCGCGCAGGTCGAGCCGGGCCACGCCTGCCCGGTCTCGATGACCCACGCGGCGGTGCCGACGCTCGAGCTCGCGGCATCCGGCCTTCGAGACGACTGGATGCCGCGCCTCCTGAGCCGCGCGTACGACCCGGCCCTCGGCGGGTCCGGCGCGCCGAAGGCGTCGGCCCTCATGGGCATGGCGATGACCGAGAAGCAGGGCGGCTCCGACGTGCGCGCCAACACGACCCGTGCCGAGCGACGCCCGGGCGGCGGGCTCGCGCCGGAGTGGGGAGCCGAGTACGCGCTCACCGGGCACAAGTGGTTCTGCAGCGCACCGATGAGCGACGCGTTCTTCGTGCTCGCGCAGGCGCCGCACGGGCTCAGCTGCTTCTTCGTGCCGCGCGTGCTCCCTGACGGGTCGCGCAACGTGTTCCGCATCCAGCGTCTGAAGGACAAGCTCGGCAACCGGTCGAACGCGTCGAGCGAGATCGAGCTCGACGGCACGACGGGGTGGCTCGTCGGCGACGAAGGACGCGGGGTCGCCACGATCGTGCAGATGGTCACGCGCACCCGCCTCGACTGCGTCATCGGCACAGCGGCCGGGATGCGGCAGGTCGTCGCCGAGGCTGCCTGGCACGTGCGGCACCGCAGGGCGTTCGGGTCGCTGCTCGTCGACCAGCCCGCGATGGCGGCGGTGCTCGCCGACCTGGCGATCGAGTCGGAGGCGGCCACGTGGACGGCGATGCGGCTCGCGCGGGCGTTCGATTCCGACGCGGATGCCGCGGCCCAGGGTTTCCGCCGGCTCGCGACGGCCGTGGCGAAGTACCAGGTGTGCAAGCGGGGTGCGGGTCACGCGGCCGAGGCGCTCGAGTGCCTCGGCGGCAACGGGTACACCGAGGCGTTCCCGCTCGCGCGGCGGTATCGGGAGCAGCCGCTGCTCGCGATCTGGGAGGGGTCGGGCAACGTGATCGCGCTCGACGTGCTGCGGGTGCTCGCCCGTGAGCCCGAGGCGTTCGAGGCGTTCTTCGCCGAGGTCGGGCAGGCGGCGGGAGCGTCACGCGTGTTCGACGACGCGTTCGCCTCGTCGCAGGAACTCGCACGCTCGATCGCCGCATCGCTCGCCGCTGACGGGGGAGCGGGTCCGGGCGCGGGCGCGGGTCTGGCTGCGCTGCGGGCGCGGGAGCTCACGGAGCGCCTCGCCCTCGTGCTGCAGGCCTCGCTGCTCGTGCGCTTCGCGCCCGAGCCGGTGGCCGACGTGTTCGTGCGAACGCGCCTCGGCGGCGAGGGCGGCATGCAGTACGGCGTGCTCCCCGCCGACGTCGACCTCGCGGCGCTCGTCGCCCGCGCCTGA
- a CDS encoding sugar ABC transporter substrate-binding protein: MNKRFLPIAALGLAAALGLTACSSGSGDGSGDGATDAAGQTLKVWIMEGTNPDSEAYFDEVSDAFTEQTGAKLDVEFVQWADAHDRFVTSIAGGTTPDVAETGTTWTAEFADAGALAPIGDYVDEAGLGDDLVEGLVTAGTYDDELYGMPWYAGVRSLVYRSDIFEELGIEAPTTWDEIVAAGDKIKAAHPEMMAFAVPGDAEFGVYPWVWGAGGEISTLEGDKWVSGMASPESQEGVGFYTGLATEHGFSSAGATTWKETDVLDNFAQGNVAMALMGSWTPAAIVEKNAEMEGKFAATPIPGKDGGIAPSVLGGSHLSMFETAKNKDLAWAFIELMTTGDFAKKWGEQSGYFPGQKSLLDEAIASDDPLVQPFAQQMVDGGGTPPVTPKFGAVQAKKTTNTAMQAILSGQKTVEQALTDAAAEMDEIMNGN, from the coding sequence ATGAACAAGCGCTTCCTCCCGATCGCCGCGCTCGGCCTGGCCGCCGCGCTCGGCCTGACCGCGTGTTCCAGCGGGTCGGGCGACGGCTCCGGCGACGGTGCCACCGATGCAGCAGGCCAGACCCTCAAGGTCTGGATCATGGAAGGCACGAACCCCGACTCCGAGGCCTACTTCGACGAGGTCTCCGACGCCTTCACCGAGCAGACCGGGGCGAAGCTCGACGTGGAGTTCGTGCAGTGGGCCGACGCCCACGACCGCTTCGTCACGTCGATCGCGGGCGGCACCACGCCCGATGTCGCAGAGACCGGCACCACGTGGACGGCCGAGTTCGCCGACGCCGGTGCCCTCGCCCCGATCGGCGACTACGTCGACGAGGCGGGCCTCGGCGACGACCTCGTCGAGGGCCTCGTCACGGCGGGCACCTACGACGACGAGCTCTACGGCATGCCCTGGTACGCCGGCGTGCGCTCGCTCGTCTACCGCTCCGACATCTTCGAGGAGCTCGGCATCGAGGCGCCGACCACGTGGGACGAGATCGTCGCCGCGGGCGACAAGATCAAGGCCGCGCACCCCGAGATGATGGCGTTCGCCGTGCCGGGCGATGCCGAGTTCGGCGTCTACCCCTGGGTCTGGGGTGCGGGCGGCGAGATCTCGACGCTCGAGGGCGACAAATGGGTCTCGGGCATGGCCAGCCCCGAGTCGCAGGAGGGCGTCGGCTTCTACACGGGCCTCGCGACCGAGCACGGCTTCTCGTCGGCCGGTGCGACGACGTGGAAGGAGACCGACGTGCTCGACAACTTCGCGCAGGGCAACGTCGCGATGGCCCTCATGGGCTCGTGGACGCCTGCCGCGATCGTCGAGAAGAACGCCGAGATGGAGGGCAAGTTCGCCGCCACCCCGATCCCCGGCAAGGACGGCGGCATCGCCCCGTCGGTGCTCGGCGGCTCGCACCTCTCGATGTTCGAGACGGCGAAGAACAAGGACCTCGCGTGGGCGTTCATCGAGCTCATGACCACGGGTGACTTCGCCAAGAAGTGGGGCGAGCAGTCGGGCTACTTCCCCGGCCAGAAGTCGCTCCTCGACGAGGCGATCGCTTCCGACGACCCGCTGGTGCAGCCGTTCGCGCAGCAGATGGTCGACGGCGGCGGCACGCCGCCGGTGACGCCGAAGTTCGGTGCGGTGCAGGCGAAGAAGACCACCAACACCGCCATGCAGGCGATCCTCTCCGGGCAGAAGACGGTCGAGCAGGCGCTCACCGACGCCGCCGCGGAGATGGACGAGATCATGAACGGCAACTGA
- a CDS encoding N-acetylglucosamine kinase yields MLGIDIGGTGSRAALEPLSGGFGEGRVRLDGPQVSISGGGSSALSVAVELIRRARAEVDRAAPTSIAAVAIGATGLASLVANPSASIAALSDAAGGAPVAVAIDAVTAHLGALGGAPGAVVAVGTGAIALGTDLHGVWRRVGGWGHLYDDRGSAAWIGIEGLKAAIMAHDGLDRDAAALLSAAESRFGPAPTWPGQLYTRDDRGAVLAGFAADVSGLAELGDAASVRIMSSAGALVAGTLAAALDSALPRRAAGVGGVFASGKTFNDAFHAEFARLAPDATLVAPAGSPLDGAVRLARLVAIGGVPGGHPPFVWR; encoded by the coding sequence GTGCTCGGCATCGACATCGGCGGCACCGGCAGCCGCGCCGCGCTCGAACCGCTCTCGGGCGGCTTCGGCGAGGGGCGCGTGCGCCTCGACGGGCCGCAGGTCTCGATCTCGGGCGGCGGGAGTTCTGCGCTGTCGGTTGCGGTGGAGCTCATCCGGCGGGCTCGGGCCGAGGTCGACCGGGCCGCACCGACGTCGATCGCGGCCGTCGCGATCGGGGCGACCGGGCTCGCGTCGCTCGTCGCGAATCCTTCGGCGTCGATCGCGGCACTCTCGGACGCAGCCGGCGGCGCCCCCGTCGCCGTCGCGATCGACGCCGTCACGGCCCACCTCGGCGCACTCGGGGGTGCACCCGGCGCTGTCGTCGCGGTCGGCACCGGTGCGATCGCACTCGGCACCGACCTGCACGGCGTCTGGCGCCGGGTCGGTGGGTGGGGACACCTCTACGACGACCGCGGGTCGGCCGCGTGGATCGGCATCGAGGGCCTCAAGGCCGCGATCATGGCCCACGACGGCCTCGATCGGGATGCCGCGGCGCTGCTGTCGGCCGCCGAGTCGCGCTTCGGCCCCGCCCCGACCTGGCCGGGCCAGCTCTACACCCGAGACGACCGCGGTGCCGTGCTCGCGGGGTTCGCGGCGGACGTCTCGGGGCTCGCCGAACTCGGCGACGCTGCATCCGTTCGCATCATGTCGTCGGCGGGTGCCCTCGTCGCCGGCACGCTCGCGGCAGCGCTCGACTCGGCACTCCCCCGCCGCGCCGCCGGAGTGGGCGGCGTGTTCGCTTCGGGGAAGACGTTCAACGATGCGTTCCACGCCGAGTTCGCGCGGCTCGCGCCCGACGCGACGCTCGTCGCGCCGGCGGGGTCGCCGCTGGACGGCGCCGTCCGGCTCGCCCGGCTGGTCGCGATCGGCGGGGTGCCCGGCGGGCATCCGCCGTTCGTGTGGCGGTGA